The Exiguobacterium aurantiacum DSM 6208 genome includes a window with the following:
- a CDS encoding type II toxin-antitoxin system Phd/YefM family antitoxin, which produces MATITFERAQKNLKEILNRVHENSETITIVPKNGHNTVIMPEQEYNQLIETMYLLQSPKNAERLLESVRQLQQKST; this is translated from the coding sequence ATGGCGACAATCACTTTTGAAAGAGCGCAGAAAAACTTGAAAGAAATTCTTAATCGAGTGCATGAAAATAGTGAAACGATTACCATCGTCCCAAAGAATGGTCACAATACCGTCATCATGCCCGAGCAAGAATACAATCAACTGATAGAGACGATGTATCTGCTACAGAGCCCTAAAAATGCCGAACGGCTCCTTGAGTCAGTTCGTCAGCTTCAACAAAAATCGACCTAA
- a CDS encoding helix-turn-helix transcriptional regulator: MKKRHLQLIRLLNRGRRFTADELALETGASVRTIQRDMLTLEELGYPIWSISGTGGGYEMLPNRLLPPLQLREQEAIALYLTLKWMEQIPDVPFGDMRDTLSDWYVNELPHDLETKIARLEKNILWLGNKTAPPAPFTKDVFQAVERRQKIELTYATTKGSRTFTIAPVGMALLDLKWYVYGLSAYGLRQYRIDRIESVQLLEETFEAGDLETLLEASDERTGVTVRLDLTPLGRRLLEDVLPGIAEKNEWDVPEAELPFFSRQLLAAGAEVEVVEPIELREMMREQASKLWELYK; this comes from the coding sequence ATGAAAAAACGACATTTGCAGTTGATTCGGCTGTTGAATCGGGGGCGACGGTTCACTGCTGACGAACTCGCTCTTGAGACGGGTGCCTCGGTCCGGACGATTCAACGCGACATGCTGACGCTCGAAGAACTCGGCTATCCGATTTGGAGTATTTCAGGCACGGGTGGTGGCTATGAGATGTTGCCGAACCGGTTACTGCCCCCGCTTCAACTCCGGGAGCAAGAAGCGATCGCGCTGTACCTCACGCTCAAATGGATGGAACAGATTCCCGATGTGCCGTTCGGGGACATGCGAGACACTTTGTCCGACTGGTATGTGAACGAATTGCCGCACGACCTTGAGACGAAAATTGCTCGGCTCGAGAAAAACATCCTCTGGCTCGGGAACAAGACCGCACCACCTGCCCCGTTCACGAAAGACGTGTTTCAGGCGGTCGAACGAAGACAAAAAATCGAGCTGACGTACGCGACGACGAAAGGATCACGTACGTTCACGATCGCCCCGGTCGGCATGGCGCTCCTCGATTTAAAGTGGTATGTGTATGGTTTGTCAGCGTACGGGCTACGCCAATATCGGATTGACCGCATCGAATCAGTCCAGTTGCTTGAAGAGACGTTCGAGGCGGGCGATTTGGAGACGCTCCTCGAGGCGAGTGATGAACGAACCGGTGTGACCGTTCGGCTCGATCTCACGCCGCTCGGCCGCCGTCTGCTTGAAGACGTATTACCCGGTATCGCCGAAAAGAATGAGTGGGACGTGCCGGAAGCTGAGCTTCCGTTCTTTTCGCGGCAATTGCTCGCCGCCGGAGCGGAAGTCGAGGTCGTCGAGCCGATTGAACTACGGGAGATGATGCGGGAGCAGGCAAGCAAGTTGTGGGAGTTATACAAATGA
- a CDS encoding dihydrofolate reductase family protein, which translates to MANVVLYIATSLDGKITRMNDQLDWLFEVEGEGDNGYAGFYKTVGAVIMGRKTYEEVLVLEPDGYPYKDIPNYILTRHPDREAEYVTFTDEPIEQLIERLKQDIDGDIWLVGGGEVVKAAMAHDLIDRYEIAIAPVVLGEGIPLFPEGTHETKLRLTSQRASGQFVMVTYEKA; encoded by the coding sequence ATGGCAAACGTCGTCTTATATATCGCGACAAGTTTAGATGGAAAGATCACCCGCATGAACGACCAACTTGATTGGTTGTTCGAAGTCGAGGGGGAAGGGGACAACGGGTACGCCGGTTTCTATAAGACGGTCGGTGCCGTCATCATGGGGCGGAAGACGTATGAGGAAGTGCTCGTGCTCGAGCCGGACGGCTATCCGTATAAGGACATCCCGAACTATATTTTGACGCGACATCCGGACCGGGAAGCCGAGTACGTCACGTTCACGGACGAGCCGATCGAACAGCTCATCGAACGGTTGAAACAAGACATCGACGGAGATATATGGCTCGTCGGTGGAGGCGAGGTCGTCAAAGCAGCGATGGCGCACGACTTGATCGACCGTTATGAGATCGCCATCGCCCCGGTCGTATTAGGGGAAGGCATCCCGCTCTTCCCGGAAGGCACGCACGAGACGAAGTTGAGATTGACGAGCCAACGCGCGTCCGGACAGTTCGTCATGGTGACGTACGAGAAGGCATGA
- the gntK gene encoding gluconokinase: MYTIGVDIGTTSTKAVLFFNHQQLAVHNVLYPLLTPDTETAEQDPVVIYGAVLEAVSAVRTHADGPVRFASFSSAMHSLIALDEAGHPLTRSITWADSRANPYTQEIKREYDASALHMRTGTPVHPMAPLSKLRWLKHEQPDVFSRAAKFVSIKEYVFYRLTGSYVVDHSIASATGLFNLETRDWDTEALMIAGVTPRQLSALVPTTEMLALKPDIAQTLGWDFPLVVGASDGVLSNLGVGAFNPGVVAVTIGTSGAIRTVVREPVQDPKGRIFCYALTDKHWVIGGPVNNGGIILRWLRDEFAASEVETAKRLGLDAYDVLTRIAETVKPGSDGLLFHPYLMGERAPLWDSNARGSFFGLSIHHKREHFIRAVLEGVIFNLYTVMLALDELTGAPNRIHATGGFAQSSLWRQMMADIFDTPVVVPESHESSCLGAVMLGEYAFGDIDDFTAVPQVTHEHTPNMEATTVYRELLPIYIRLSRHFEEEYEAISEFQRKHV; encoded by the coding sequence GTGTACACCATCGGCGTCGATATCGGGACGACGAGCACGAAAGCCGTCCTGTTTTTTAATCACCAGCAACTCGCGGTACATAACGTCCTGTATCCGCTCCTCACCCCAGACACGGAGACGGCCGAGCAAGACCCGGTCGTCATCTACGGGGCCGTCCTCGAGGCCGTCTCGGCCGTTCGCACGCACGCCGACGGTCCCGTCCGTTTCGCGTCGTTCAGTTCGGCGATGCATAGCTTGATCGCCCTCGATGAAGCAGGACACCCGCTCACAAGGAGCATCACGTGGGCCGACAGCCGGGCGAACCCGTACACGCAAGAGATCAAGCGCGAGTATGACGCGAGCGCGCTCCATATGCGCACCGGCACGCCGGTCCACCCGATGGCGCCGCTGTCGAAGCTGCGTTGGTTAAAACATGAGCAGCCGGACGTGTTCTCGCGCGCCGCCAAGTTCGTCTCGATCAAAGAATACGTCTTCTATCGCCTCACCGGAAGCTACGTCGTCGACCACTCGATCGCCTCGGCGACGGGGCTGTTCAACTTGGAGACGCGCGACTGGGATACGGAGGCACTCATGATTGCCGGCGTCACGCCGCGGCAGTTGTCCGCGCTCGTGCCCACGACCGAAATGTTAGCTCTTAAACCAGACATCGCTCAGACGCTCGGTTGGGACTTCCCGCTCGTCGTCGGGGCGAGCGACGGGGTGCTCTCAAACCTCGGGGTCGGGGCGTTCAATCCGGGTGTCGTCGCCGTGACGATCGGGACGAGCGGCGCCATCCGCACAGTCGTCCGGGAACCGGTCCAGGACCCGAAAGGCCGCATCTTCTGTTACGCGTTGACCGACAAACACTGGGTCATCGGCGGGCCGGTCAATAACGGCGGCATCATCCTCCGTTGGCTCCGCGACGAGTTCGCAGCGAGCGAGGTCGAGACGGCGAAACGGCTCGGACTGGACGCCTATGACGTGTTGACACGGATCGCCGAGACGGTAAAACCGGGGTCGGACGGCCTGTTGTTCCACCCGTACTTGATGGGTGAACGGGCACCGCTCTGGGACTCGAACGCGCGCGGTTCGTTCTTCGGATTGAGCATCCATCATAAGCGCGAGCACTTCATCCGTGCCGTGTTAGAAGGCGTCATCTTCAACTTGTATACGGTCATGCTCGCGCTCGACGAGTTGACGGGCGCGCCGAACCGGATTCATGCGACGGGCGGGTTCGCCCAGTCGAGCCTGTGGCGCCAAATGATGGCCGACATCTTCGACACGCCGGTCGTCGTCCCGGAGAGCCATGAGAGCTCGTGTCTCGGGGCGGTCATGCTCGGCGAGTATGCGTTCGGCGACATCGACGACTTCACGGCCGTGCCGCAAGTGACGCATGAACACACGCCGAATATGGAGGCGACGACCGTCTACCGGGAGCTGTTGCCGATCTACATCCGATTGTCGCGCCACTTTGAGGAAGAGTATGAGGCGATTTCTGAGTTTCAACGAAAGCATGTATAA
- a CDS encoding manganese catalase family protein — MFRHQKELQFEVNVDRPDPQLARQIQEVLGGQFGEMTVMMQYLFQGFNCRGEEKYKDMLMDIGTEEIGHVEMLCALISQLLDGASPDDQAEAAKDPATAAILGGMNPQHLIVSGLGGLPTNSNGVPWNGSYIVASGNLLADMRSNLHAETQGRLQVARLYHMTKDEGVRKVFRKMLARDRYHQYQWMAAIDELEQKNGVIVPASFPAKDELEAEKHGLEFWDLSEGNESSQGKWATGAAPDGAGDFVYLGDPAPQGQKPNPPIPDRTLHHDLEAPGGVEKVVKKVAEQIKRK; from the coding sequence ATGTTTCGTCATCAGAAAGAGCTACAGTTTGAAGTGAACGTCGACCGGCCCGACCCGCAGCTCGCTAGACAAATTCAAGAAGTGCTCGGCGGCCAGTTCGGGGAAATGACCGTCATGATGCAGTACTTATTCCAAGGCTTTAACTGCCGCGGGGAAGAGAAGTACAAGGACATGCTCATGGACATCGGCACCGAAGAGATCGGGCACGTCGAAATGCTTTGCGCCCTCATCTCACAGCTGCTCGACGGCGCCTCACCGGACGACCAGGCCGAGGCGGCGAAAGATCCGGCGACAGCGGCGATCCTCGGCGGGATGAACCCGCAACACTTGATCGTCAGCGGGCTCGGCGGACTGCCGACGAACTCGAACGGCGTGCCGTGGAACGGGTCGTACATCGTCGCGAGCGGCAACTTGCTCGCCGACATGCGCTCGAACTTACATGCGGAGACGCAAGGTCGTCTACAAGTCGCGCGTCTGTATCATATGACGAAAGACGAAGGCGTCCGGAAAGTGTTCCGCAAGATGCTCGCCCGTGACCGCTACCACCAATATCAATGGATGGCGGCAATCGACGAGCTTGAACAGAAGAACGGCGTCATCGTGCCGGCGAGCTTCCCGGCGAAAGACGAGTTGGAAGCCGAGAAGCATGGACTCGAGTTCTGGGACTTGTCCGAAGGCAACGAATCGAGCCAAGGCAAATGGGCGACCGGCGCTGCGCCGGACGGTGCCGGCGACTTCGTCTACTTGGGCGACCCGGCCCCGCAAGGCCAAAAGCCAAACCCACCAATCCCAGACCGCACGCTCCATCACGATCTGGAAGCGCCAGGCGGCGTCGAGAAAGTCGTCAAGAAAGTGGCCGAGCAAATCAAGCGGAAATAA
- a CDS encoding FAD-dependent oxidoreductase yields the protein MLHDFPKSYWRDVAGEKTASLQADIQADVAVVGAGIAGVVAALELAERGRNVVLIEAAEFGSGATGYTTAKVSAQHGLVYAELIKTLGEEKAKLYYEANMDALRYLTDQVEQHQIDCDLERQHAYMYSDASSSSAKLLEKEDEAYAKLGINGGDATDEVNGLLPYEVKKATVMRDQLQFHPVKYLQGLMKRFLELGGTLYEMTRVTKIEYGTPHVLSTLTGHTVSARDVVVATHFPFNDFKGLYFAKMEIERSYVVAAEVDQFPEGMFISVDSPGRSLRHIKRDGKKVAMFGGENHLSGHKEETKKCYEHLGEFAERHFGVDEFTHHWSAQDMITLDKVPYIGRMTNDTPHVYVATGFSKWGMSQGIVAGRLIADLITSQPNRYEDLYDPTRSKWKLSDAARFVKTNADVAKEFVKGKVKRADKTVDDLGFDEGAIVNHDGEHVAAYRDPEGNVSLVGSNCTHMGCTVNWNNAERSWDCPCHGSRFKPNGEVIEGPAVKSLPPKN from the coding sequence ATGTTACACGATTTTCCGAAGTCGTATTGGCGTGACGTCGCCGGGGAAAAGACGGCGTCGCTCCAAGCGGATATCCAAGCGGACGTGGCCGTCGTCGGGGCCGGCATCGCCGGTGTCGTGGCGGCGCTCGAGCTCGCCGAACGGGGCAGGAACGTCGTCTTGATCGAAGCGGCCGAATTCGGGAGCGGGGCGACCGGGTATACGACGGCGAAAGTGTCGGCCCAGCATGGCCTCGTTTACGCGGAGCTAATCAAGACGCTCGGCGAGGAGAAGGCGAAGCTCTACTACGAGGCGAACATGGACGCGCTCCGCTATTTGACGGACCAAGTCGAACAGCATCAGATCGACTGCGACCTCGAGCGGCAACACGCCTACATGTACAGCGACGCGTCATCTAGTTCCGCGAAGTTGCTCGAAAAAGAGGACGAGGCGTACGCGAAACTCGGCATCAATGGCGGCGACGCGACCGACGAGGTGAACGGCTTGTTGCCGTATGAGGTGAAGAAGGCGACCGTCATGCGCGACCAGCTCCAGTTCCACCCGGTCAAATACTTACAAGGTCTCATGAAGCGGTTCCTCGAGCTCGGGGGCACGCTGTACGAGATGACACGCGTCACGAAGATCGAGTACGGGACACCGCACGTCTTGTCGACGCTCACCGGCCACACCGTGTCGGCGAGAGACGTCGTCGTCGCGACCCATTTCCCGTTCAACGACTTCAAAGGGCTCTACTTCGCTAAGATGGAGATCGAGCGGTCGTACGTCGTCGCGGCCGAGGTCGATCAGTTCCCGGAAGGCATGTTCATCAGTGTCGACTCGCCCGGCCGTTCCCTCCGTCACATTAAGCGCGACGGTAAGAAGGTCGCCATGTTCGGCGGGGAGAACCATCTGTCGGGTCACAAGGAAGAGACGAAGAAATGTTACGAGCACCTCGGCGAGTTCGCCGAGCGCCACTTCGGTGTCGACGAGTTCACGCACCATTGGTCGGCCCAAGACATGATCACGCTCGACAAAGTCCCGTATATCGGGCGGATGACGAACGATACGCCGCACGTCTACGTCGCGACCGGCTTCTCGAAATGGGGGATGAGCCAAGGCATCGTCGCCGGGCGGTTGATTGCCGACCTCATCACGAGTCAGCCGAACCGATACGAGGACTTGTATGACCCGACCCGGTCGAAGTGGAAACTGTCGGATGCGGCCCGCTTCGTGAAGACGAACGCCGACGTCGCCAAAGAGTTCGTCAAAGGGAAAGTGAAGCGAGCGGACAAGACGGTGGACGACCTCGGCTTCGATGAAGGCGCGATCGTCAACCATGACGGCGAGCACGTCGCCGCCTATCGGGACCCGGAAGGCAACGTGTCGCTCGTCGGTTCGAATTGTACGCACATGGGCTGTACGGTCAACTGGAACAACGCCGAACGCTCGTGGGACTGTCCGTGCCACGGCTCGCGTTTCAAACCGAATGGCGAAGTCATCGAGGGACCGGCCGTCAAGTCGCTCCCGCCCAAGAACTGA
- a CDS encoding DUF2512 family protein yields MPVNHMKALTLKHGALLVVFIAVLTLGFGVPWYHAAWISFMVGIIAYWLGDLLILRKFGNLVATAADFGLVFFLTWFFLWILDFDLGTETSFVLLALYTALATAVVEFLFHGWLLKHKRDEGRAHSAR; encoded by the coding sequence ATGCCGGTCAATCATATGAAGGCGTTGACGCTGAAGCATGGGGCGCTTCTCGTCGTCTTTATCGCCGTTTTGACGCTCGGGTTCGGCGTGCCGTGGTATCATGCCGCCTGGATCTCGTTCATGGTCGGCATCATCGCGTATTGGTTAGGGGATTTGCTCATCTTGCGGAAGTTTGGCAACCTCGTCGCGACAGCGGCCGACTTCGGACTCGTCTTCTTCTTGACGTGGTTCTTCCTATGGATCTTGGACTTCGATCTCGGCACCGAGACGAGCTTCGTCTTGCTCGCGCTTTACACGGCGCTTGCGACCGCAGTCGTCGAATTCCTGTTCCACGGATGGTTGTTGAAGCATAAGCGAGACGAGGGACGCGCACATTCGGCACGATGA
- a CDS encoding spore coat protein encodes MGITENLKRPSKQRDELIATDLLITAKSAVRAYAVAVTETASPDVRKVLIKQLNQAIEDHAEIADYMIKNDMYMAYDIEKQLKHDKEKVDKANELTKK; translated from the coding sequence ATGGGCATCACTGAAAACTTGAAACGGCCGAGCAAGCAGCGGGATGAGTTGATTGCGACGGACCTGCTGATCACGGCCAAGTCGGCCGTCCGGGCGTATGCGGTCGCCGTGACCGAGACGGCGTCACCGGACGTGCGGAAAGTGCTCATCAAGCAGTTGAACCAGGCGATCGAGGACCATGCCGAGATCGCCGACTACATGATCAAAAACGACATGTACATGGCGTACGATATCGAGAAGCAACTGAAGCACGACAAAGAGAAAGTCGACAAGGCGAACGAGTTGACGAAGAAGTGA
- a CDS encoding FMN-binding glutamate synthase family protein, with product MSVNTMMLAMISAPFLFLLYMWRKDRMQKEHSVLRNFPILGKVRYILEKVGPELRQYLFLNDNEAKPFSRNDYEAAVISGKYKSRIIGFGSERDFEAGGYYLQNVLYPTNRNELRIDNSSRVTTLLYEVEEDNLFTRKEHLFERDVAPYLLTEEDAPVIGETTCRHPFRLRGLVGQSAMSFGSLGEHAITALSIGLGRAGGTWMNTGEGGLSDHHLKGGVDLICQIGPALFGVRTEDGVFSLEAFKQKAALKQVRAFELKLAQGAKTRGGHIDGAKVTPEIAAIRNVKVGETIDSPNRFSEFNTNEELLDFIDMLRDAGGKPVGIKLVVGKLDDIERLIETMARADKHPDFITVDGGEGGTGATYQELADTVGLPLKAALPFVHRLLLEHGLRDRIKLFASGKLVTADKIAVALALGADCVNIARGLMFNVGCIQAQVCHTNRCPVGVATTDPKLQRALVVDEKSFRVTNYIISLREGLYNMTAAAGLKAPTELSLSHVLYKYPDGRVKLGEELYEMK from the coding sequence ATGTCCGTGAATACGATGATGCTCGCGATGATCTCCGCGCCGTTCTTGTTTCTCCTTTATATGTGGCGCAAGGACCGGATGCAGAAAGAACATTCCGTCTTGCGGAACTTCCCGATCCTCGGTAAAGTGCGCTACATCCTCGAGAAGGTCGGTCCGGAGCTCCGGCAGTATCTGTTCTTGAACGACAATGAGGCGAAGCCGTTCTCGCGAAACGACTATGAGGCGGCCGTCATTTCCGGGAAATACAAGTCACGCATCATCGGCTTCGGCTCTGAACGGGACTTCGAGGCGGGCGGCTATTACTTACAAAACGTCCTCTATCCGACGAACCGGAACGAGCTCCGCATCGACAACTCGAGCCGTGTGACGACGTTGCTCTACGAGGTCGAGGAGGATAACTTGTTCACGCGCAAAGAGCATCTCTTCGAGCGGGACGTCGCCCCGTATTTGTTGACGGAAGAAGACGCTCCCGTCATCGGGGAGACGACGTGCCGGCACCCGTTTCGTCTCCGCGGTCTCGTCGGGCAGTCGGCTATGAGTTTCGGCTCGCTCGGCGAGCATGCGATCACGGCGCTGTCGATCGGTCTCGGCCGGGCCGGGGGGACGTGGATGAACACGGGCGAGGGCGGACTGTCGGACCATCACTTGAAAGGCGGTGTCGACCTCATCTGTCAAATCGGTCCGGCGCTCTTCGGGGTGCGCACCGAGGACGGGGTGTTCTCGCTCGAGGCGTTCAAGCAGAAGGCCGCCTTGAAACAAGTGCGGGCGTTCGAGTTGAAGCTCGCCCAAGGCGCGAAGACGCGCGGCGGTCATATCGACGGCGCGAAAGTGACGCCGGAGATCGCGGCGATTCGAAACGTCAAAGTCGGTGAGACGATCGACAGCCCGAACCGTTTCTCCGAGTTCAACACGAACGAGGAACTGCTTGACTTCATCGACATGCTGCGGGATGCCGGCGGGAAACCGGTCGGCATCAAGCTCGTCGTCGGGAAACTCGACGATATCGAACGCTTGATCGAAACGATGGCCAGGGCGGACAAGCACCCGGACTTCATCACCGTCGACGGCGGCGAAGGCGGCACCGGGGCGACGTACCAAGAACTCGCCGATACGGTCGGGCTCCCTTTGAAAGCCGCGCTCCCGTTCGTGCACCGGCTCCTGCTCGAGCACGGTCTCCGCGATCGCATCAAACTGTTCGCTTCCGGCAAGCTCGTCACGGCCGATAAGATCGCCGTCGCCCTCGCGCTCGGTGCCGATTGCGTCAACATCGCCCGCGGGCTCATGTTCAACGTCGGTTGCATTCAGGCGCAAGTGTGCCATACGAACCGGTGCCCGGTCGGCGTGGCGACGACCGACCCGAAACTCCAGCGCGCCCTCGTCGTCGACGAGAAGAGCTTCCGTGTCACGAACTACATCATCTCGCTCCGGGAAGGGCTGTACAACATGACGGCCGCGGCCGGGCTGAAGGCGCCGACCGAGCTGTCGCTTTCGCACGTGCTGTACAAGTATCCGGACGGGCGGGTGAAGCTTGGGGAAGAGCTATATGAGATGAAATGA
- a CDS encoding metallophosphoesterase family protein, producing the protein MTRFIHIADLHHARHDDTTRLIEHASFDIQRSKLQQLADVILTEGIQAVLVAGDVEVSDPEDFLPYLKEWTMLGATVYIVFGDHDVNRVAYKKVWETVGNVHCFLEPDYVFDERLGAGIYGLSCETRRAGLREAFLRVSPRHDSHPNLFLTHGDRTDFPPDVVRTLGYDYFALGHLHEYKPPFVRGGVPFIYPGHVFSVWDGSGKAWRTGIVIGTISADGVSHEYRPFEGAETRRISFNRFMRDEGRIRLTLDNIVWDHDGWVKDDDMIMRSLVRSILTRYPDDYFITPSNRSQAITRVCMTGRTLLGDNSAFENFYHRSFKATATTQ; encoded by the coding sequence ATGACCCGTTTCATCCACATCGCGGACTTGCATCACGCAAGACACGACGATACGACCAGACTAATCGAGCATGCCAGCTTTGACATCCAGCGCTCGAAGCTCCAACAGCTAGCTGACGTCATTCTTACCGAGGGCATCCAGGCGGTGCTCGTCGCCGGTGACGTCGAAGTGAGCGATCCTGAGGACTTCCTCCCCTATTTAAAAGAGTGGACCATGCTCGGGGCAACCGTTTATATCGTCTTCGGTGACCATGACGTGAATCGCGTCGCTTATAAAAAGGTATGGGAGACGGTCGGAAACGTCCATTGTTTCTTGGAACCAGATTACGTGTTCGATGAACGACTCGGGGCGGGTATATATGGGCTCAGCTGCGAAACGAGGCGCGCCGGTCTACGAGAAGCATTTTTACGGGTGTCGCCACGACACGATTCGCACCCGAATCTGTTTTTGACCCACGGCGATCGCACCGACTTCCCTCCAGACGTCGTCAGAACGCTCGGTTATGACTATTTCGCGTTAGGCCATTTACATGAATATAAGCCTCCATTCGTCCGCGGAGGTGTCCCGTTCATCTATCCGGGCCATGTCTTCTCCGTCTGGGACGGGAGTGGCAAGGCGTGGCGGACAGGCATCGTCATCGGGACGATCTCTGCAGACGGCGTTAGCCATGAGTATCGTCCGTTCGAAGGAGCCGAGACACGGCGTATCAGTTTCAATCGTTTCATGCGAGACGAGGGCCGCATCCGCCTGACGCTCGACAACATCGTGTGGGACCATGACGGTTGGGTGAAGGACGATGACATGATCATGCGTTCTCTCGTCCGCTCCATATTGACACGTTATCCGGACGACTACTTCATCACACCGAGCAATCGATCGCAAGCCATCACGCGTGTTTGCATGACCGGCCGCACGCTCCTCGGGGACAATTCGGCTTTCGAAAATTTTTATCATCGCTCGTTCAAAGCGACGGCGACGACACAATGA
- a CDS encoding diguanylate cyclase domain-containing protein — protein MAARLHDPLTSLSNRFLFSRKLEKRIEQYDHVAVFSISFNSIYRINHDSGYKFGDDWSVMPSLLEIEILETDVKINP, from the coding sequence TTGGCAGCTCGCCTGCACGACCCGCTCACCAGCCTATCGAACCGATTCCTGTTTTCACGCAAGCTCGAGAAGAGAATCGAACAGTATGACCACGTCGCTGTCTTCTCGATCAGCTTCAACTCGATTTATCGCATCAACCACGATTCCGGCTACAAGTTCGGAGACGATTGGAGCGTCATGCCGTCGCTGCTTGAAATCGAGATCCTGGAGACGGACGTGAAGATCAATCCATAA